A window of Bacillus sp. E(2018) contains these coding sequences:
- the proC gene encoding pyrroline-5-carboxylate reductase, whose translation MEKKIGFIGFGKMAQAMAGGMISSGLISPDQIISSMRTEKTRLYVEKQYGIHTFSSNSDVAKGADVLFLAVAPYSYFEVIEEVKEFVKSDAIIVTIAAGITTEDVEVAFDKRVKVVRTMPNTPSLVGAGMTAVSVNDEITDEDLQTVEKLLGSFGKVEVIVESQMDAIPAISGSSPAYVYMMIEAMADGGVVQGLSRDQSYRLAAQAVLGAAQMVLETGKHPGELKDQVTSPGGATIAAIATLEQERFRGAVLAAMESCTEKVKKLGKK comes from the coding sequence ATGGAGAAAAAAATAGGTTTTATCGGTTTTGGAAAGATGGCGCAAGCGATGGCAGGAGGTATGATCAGTTCAGGATTGATCAGTCCGGATCAGATTATTTCGAGTATGCGAACGGAAAAGACACGCCTGTATGTCGAGAAACAATATGGTATTCACACGTTCTCTTCTAATAGTGACGTTGCAAAAGGAGCTGACGTGCTGTTTCTTGCGGTTGCGCCATATTCCTATTTTGAAGTGATTGAAGAGGTAAAGGAATTTGTAAAATCTGATGCAATCATCGTAACGATTGCAGCGGGAATCACAACAGAAGATGTTGAAGTAGCCTTCGATAAGCGAGTGAAAGTGGTACGAACGATGCCGAACACCCCGTCACTTGTCGGGGCAGGTATGACGGCTGTTTCTGTAAATGATGAGATAACGGATGAAGACTTACAGACGGTCGAGAAGCTGTTAGGCAGCTTCGGTAAAGTAGAAGTAATCGTAGAATCTCAGATGGATGCGATTCCTGCGATCAGCGGTTCTTCACCAGCTTACGTGTACATGATGATTGAGGCGATGGCAGACGGAGGCGTCGTACAAGGCTTGTCACGCGATCAATCTTATCGCTTAGCTGCACAAGCGGTTTTAGGAGCAGCGCAGATGGTGCTTGAAACAGGAAAACATCCAGGTGAGTTAAAAGATCAAGTAACATCTCCTGGTGGAGCAACGATAGCAGCCATCGCAACGCTCGAGCAAGAACGCTTTCGTGGTGCAGTATTAGCCGCAATGGAAAGCTGCACAGAAAAAGTAAAGAAATTGGGGAAAAAGTAG
- a CDS encoding dipeptidase, protein MTDKIVNYLKENRDTHLQELTDWLAVPSVSALPEHKEDVRKGAEWIAESLTDAGMENVKIYETDGHPVVYGDWLKAEGKPTVLVYGHYDVQPVDPIELWESPPYEATIRDNKLYARGASDDKGQTFMHVKVLQAILKSEGTLPLNFKFCIEGEEEIGSPSLPKFIEENKDLLAADVIVISDTGMLDRGKPAICYGLRGMCAMQVDVTGPNSDLHSGLYGGAVQNPLHAITELLQSFRDENGRILVDGFYDNVQELTEEEREAFRALPLTEEALKNQLGVTELTGEEGYSHIERTCARPTLELNGVWGGFQGEGIKTVIPAKAHAKISCRLVPNQEPDEIIEKVKAHIEKHKPAGIDVKVTLFDKGAPYVTPFDHPAIQAAARSYEKVYGVPTAFTRGGGSIPIVATFDQMLNIPVVLMGFGLSTENFHAPNEHFHLENFDKGTETLADYWFELEKSIQKQTTTR, encoded by the coding sequence ATGACAGATAAAATCGTAAATTACTTAAAAGAAAATCGCGACACGCATTTACAAGAGTTGACCGACTGGCTCGCTGTTCCAAGTGTGAGTGCACTACCCGAGCATAAAGAAGACGTTCGAAAAGGTGCAGAATGGATTGCGGAAAGCCTTACAGATGCCGGCATGGAAAACGTAAAAATCTATGAAACAGATGGGCACCCTGTTGTTTATGGAGACTGGTTAAAGGCAGAAGGCAAACCGACCGTACTCGTTTATGGCCATTACGATGTACAGCCTGTTGATCCGATCGAGCTATGGGAATCTCCTCCTTATGAAGCTACCATTCGCGATAACAAACTATACGCGCGTGGAGCATCAGATGACAAAGGTCAAACGTTCATGCACGTAAAAGTTCTTCAAGCCATCCTTAAATCAGAAGGCACCCTTCCTCTTAACTTTAAGTTCTGTATTGAAGGTGAAGAAGAGATCGGCAGTCCAAGTCTTCCAAAGTTTATTGAGGAAAATAAAGATTTGCTAGCAGCAGACGTTATCGTTATTTCGGATACAGGCATGCTAGATCGCGGAAAGCCAGCAATCTGTTATGGACTTCGTGGCATGTGTGCGATGCAAGTGGATGTTACGGGACCAAATAGTGATCTGCATTCCGGTCTATATGGTGGTGCTGTTCAGAACCCGTTGCACGCAATCACAGAGCTTCTGCAATCGTTCCGTGATGAAAACGGACGCATTTTAGTAGATGGTTTTTATGATAATGTACAAGAATTAACAGAAGAAGAAAGAGAAGCATTCCGTGCCCTTCCTCTAACAGAAGAGGCGCTTAAGAATCAGCTTGGTGTAACAGAACTAACAGGTGAAGAAGGTTACTCTCACATCGAACGTACGTGCGCCCGCCCAACGTTAGAGTTAAACGGCGTATGGGGAGGCTTCCAAGGAGAAGGCATCAAGACCGTCATCCCTGCAAAAGCCCATGCAAAGATCAGCTGCCGACTCGTACCGAACCAAGAGCCAGATGAGATCATTGAAAAAGTAAAAGCACACATTGAAAAGCATAAACCAGCAGGCATTGATGTGAAAGTTACCCTTTTCGATAAAGGAGCTCCATACGTAACGCCGTTCGATCACCCTGCTATCCAAGCGGCTGCACGTTCTTATGAAAAAGTGTACGGTGTACCAACAGCGTTTACACGTGGCGGCGGATCGATCCCAATCGTAGCAACGTTCGACCAAATGCTGAACATCCCAGTCGTATTAATGGGCTTCGGACTATCAACAGAAAACTTCCATGCACCAAACGAACACTTCCATCTCGAAAACTTCGACAAAGGCACGGAAACCCTAGCAGACTACTGGTTCGAACTAGAAAAATCCATTCAAAAACAAACAACAACAAGATAA